AGGTTCTACTAGGCCTTCAATTTTCTTTCCTTTTATGACTTGAATTGCTTCGTTTATAATGTGTAAATTCTCTTTCTCCTTTAATTTTCCATCATAAGTTCCTACAATACAAGTGGTAATTTTTGTATTAGCATTAAACTTATTGAATATTTTTTCTATTTGATTATAAACAGCATTTAATCTATCTATTTTATCTTGAACTATATCTATAACTAAATCAGTTTCTTCGATATTACTATATGAATCCTTATATGTTGAAATAATTGCTGTAATAGCTCTATTTTCTTTATCCTTACCCCATAAAATTAACTGCACCATATCTTTTGATTCCACAATTTCTATTTTGTATTCTGGCTTATCTTTATTATTTGCATCATACAACTGATTATGATTAGCTAAGTAACCATTAACTTGTAATTCTTTTATCAACTCATTACTAATATCCTTTAATGTTTCTTTATCAACATATTTGTCATTTATCTTGCCACTTCCATTAATATTAAGCTCTAGTATTTCTGCTTTAGTAGCAACAAAGGCTTGTTTCAATGCTTCATTTGAATCAACTTTTTCTTTGTCAGCCCATACAAAGTTAATAATTGACAAAACTATTATGAGTCCAATTAAAGTGATAGTTTTTAATTTATTCATTATAAGCAACCTCCTAATTATAACCTTATTTGCTAATACTTTGTATTAGCTTTAGGTTGTAAAAATAGAGGAAAGAGCGGAAAACAGCAGAAATGTTAAAGGGGGACAAAAACATTTCCACTGTATCACTCTTCCCTCAATATCAAGTATTGACAGAAACTAGCCTGTACTATACATGTAATTTTTAGTTTTATAAAATATTTTTTGGAGGTTGATTTTGCTAAATTTATCAAATTGAATATACTTCATATTATGTAATAAAAATTTTTTTCGTTACAAAAAGCGACTTCGTAGCTTAATTTAAAATTAATTGACGTGTAAGATAACGTTTTTAATCATCCAATACAAAAGCCAAGGCTTAAACCTTGGCTTATCTATGCTTAGCTACCTCTAATCTATTGATTGCTTTCTTAAGTGATATTTCAGCTCTAAGGGTATCCTTTTCTCCACCACTACCCTTTAATCTCTTTTCTGCTCTTTCTTTAGCAGCTTTTGCTCTATCTACATCTATTTCTTCAGGCCATTCAGCTGCATCTGCTATAATAGTAGTTTTTTCTTTAGCAACCTCTATATAACCTGAAGCAACAGCTGCAATTCTAAATTCACCATTTTGTTTTATTCTAATTTTACCTATATCTAAAGGAGTTACTAAAGGGGTATGATTCTTTAATATACCTATATCCCCTTCTATTCCTCTAACTATCACCATTTCTACCTTGTCCTCAAAGAACTTTCTATCAGGTGTTACTATTTCTAGTGTGAACTCAGACACCATCTACACCTCACTTTCTTCCTGACCAATTAGGAAAAACACTTTATTGATAGAGGACACTTAAGTGCCCTCTTTCATTTTAACTATTATTTCATATTTTTAGCTTTTTCTACTGCTTCATCAATAGTACCTACATATAGGAATGCAGACTCTGGTAAGTCATCATGCTTACCTTCTAATATTTCTTTGAATCCTCTTACTGTTTCTTTGATTGGTACATATACTCCTGGCATTCCTGTAAACTGCTCAGCTACGTGGAATGGTTGTGATAAGAAACGTTGAATCTTTCTTGCACGTGATACTAT
Above is a genomic segment from Caldisalinibacter kiritimatiensis containing:
- a CDS encoding YwmB family TATA-box binding protein, producing MNKLKTITLIGLIIVLSIINFVWADKEKVDSNEALKQAFVATKAEILELNINGSGKINDKYVDKETLKDISNELIKELQVNGYLANHNQLYDANNKDKPEYKIEIVESKDMVQLILWGKDKENRAITAIISTYKDSYSNIEETDLVIDIVQDKIDRLNAVYNQIEKIFNKFNANTKITTCIVGTYDGKLKEKENLHIINEAIQVIKGKKIEGLVEPSLISISAYSPLIDDYIYTADKRMNLNIAMRYNEYEDKTYIWIGSPIIAVGY
- a CDS encoding F0F1 ATP synthase subunit epsilon: MSEFTLEIVTPDRKFFEDKVEMVIVRGIEGDIGILKNHTPLVTPLDIGKIRIKQNGEFRIAAVASGYIEVAKEKTTIIADAAEWPEEIDVDRAKAAKERAEKRLKGSGGEKDTLRAEISLKKAINRLEVAKHR